The following is a genomic window from Mus caroli chromosome 17, CAROLI_EIJ_v1.1, whole genome shotgun sequence.
GAGTTGGTTTAAGGCGAGACACTGCATTTTAGTCACTTTAATACTTAGAATCATTAAGGCACTAGTCTCATTCAACACCAAAGTTTGTAACACTGTTGAAGGCCCACTGACCACAAAGGTCCTTCAATTCATTCCATTAAACACACAAGAACTCTCAATCAGTCCGTGAAGACCAGGATAAAATGTGTTCCTATTGGTGCTAATGTTAACAAAATTCAGATGTTTCTCCCACCATAAACATCAAGTTCCTTCCATCTCTGAGATTTAGGTTGCTCTTCTACAATAAACATCCAGCCAGGTTCCTCTATCCCTGATATCCAGTTGCCTCTTAAATCATAAACATCAAGGTCCCCTATCTCAGAGCTAAATCTATATTGGGAGCCAGGTACCTATGCATAGTGAGAACACTGTAAGAAAATCTCCaatggaataaaaaggaaaaccttgATAAACTAAAGCAGCCACAGTCTACAGAATATCTTGGTTTAAGTCTGTCCTCTTAACCCCATCAATATATTCAATTCCAATATTAATTGCATAGAGTACCTCCAAACATCAGGATTAGACCAGCTGCTGTATTCTAGAATAATGCTTCACAAATTTAAGTATTTATAACCACAGGCAAAGTTCTAACAAATTCTAATTCAAGAGATAGGATAGAATCTGTGTTGATGGTTGTTTTCTGGTAATGCTAGAAGTCTGGGGTCAAActacttcagtttcttttcaaaacttcttattttcaaaagaacataaaaagtaACAGTAATTCACTGAAAGCCTATGTTACTCAACTTCAATAATTATCAAGTTTGCCAGTTTGGTTCAACTCTATCATCATactggtttttttaaaaacatttatttattattataattaagtacacagtagctgtcttcatatgcaccagaaaagggtgtcagatctcattatgggtggttgggagccaccatgtggttgctgggaattgaactcaggacctttggaagagcagtcagtgctctttcccgctgagccatctcaccagccccatcatACTATTTTTACCTAAGGTAGAGCAAACagatttattaagaaaaagagaaacagctaCTGAGAGTGGaaagaatacccatgatatattGTTTAAAAACAGAATCTTGCAAGCTACACTGCTCAGCTGTTCCACTAGGAAAGTTTCATTGTTCAAGTTTTAATATCTGGGTTCAACAAACTGAGCAGGCTGACTGAGCTGTTACAATGTGACAACATTTTGGAGATGATAGGACCTGACAGCATGGAGCTATTGCCACAGGAATCCTAACTCCCAGAGTCTTTGCGAGTAGGTGCAGGCTGATGACTAACACGGATCCACTTTGataatagaaaaggaagagttTCTCAGCCAAAGTTTTCAGCACAGATGAGACAAGAACTCTTTGCTCTCATAAGCTCACCAACAACTAGAAAAACAAGTTATGGTTCCtagtaaattaaatatataagtcTATTAaaatgaggttttatttttcatgagtgtaaagttttttttttaaattcaaaccaACCACAGCAACCCTGTCACACTACTCCGAAGCCTCCTTTGCTGATAAGAATCCAGTTTGTGGGAAGCAATACTCCTGTAAGATTCACTACGTCAACAACACAGCCGCATTCCATTTTCCGCCCCCTACTATTTAATCAGGCTGTAACTTCCCctacagagagacagatgagaaGTCTCTAACCTCCTCCAGAGTAACAGATGGTAGGTACAGTATCTAAGATTACATCCACATCAGGGGCAACCATTTAGCAGAAACATTCAAAACACAGGCAAAAAAGCACCCTGCTTACCAGTAGGAGCTGTAGATGGCAGCACCGTCATCTTTTTTCCATCTGGGTACTGAAGTCCTCTTTTAGATCGAGGCCTGGTAACTGGTCTGTCTGACTCTGTGTAGTCTTGCAAGCGCTTGGAAGGAGGCAGGTAGAGGTCATCAGACTCATCCTCAGAGGTACTGCATTCGAGGTCACTCACTTCTGAGTTGCTGCTGTTGGTTTCTTTGTTGCAGCCATTGTTCATTTTTTGTCGGAAAGGGGTGGGGTGGACCGTCCCTTTTAGATTAAAATCGTAAGCATCGAAGGAACCAATACCTCCATCCAGTGTGGTAGGGGATAAACCCTGCTTATCTTTGCCTTTGTTTCCCTTACTCCTCAATGAggattttgatttgcatctctgGTTGGTTCTTCTTTGCTCTGCTCTTCTTTTTTGTGCACGTTTATGCTTGCTTTCTATTTGTTCCGGTTTAGATGATAaaatggcttctgtttcagtAATCTTTGCTGGGTTAACCAGTCTAGAACATAAGTTAACTGGGTCTTTGTTCCACAGACAAACATTTTCAAGTCTATGCAGGGTTATGGTTACTTCTCTACATCCACTTCCTTTAACTTCCGGAGACTGTGCCACTCTTGGACTGGCTTTACAATCCTCCAAAGTCGTGGAGTGGCTTATATTACTAAAATCTTTCCTTAAGTGGCGACGGATAGATATAGTTCTGGGTAAGACTTCATCAGTAGACTCAACTTCACCTGAATCAAAATCGCAACCCCAGGTCTCTGGAGTAACAGCAGGACTTGGTTCTgaccatttaaaaaacaaatgagaaaaacagtATTATGCTTCAGAAATCTGCATTCCAAGAACATTAGAACTCAAAGTTGCAGCAGTTATTCAATAGCTTCTCTGTACTTCCTATACATAAATAAAGACCTGGACAGCTCAACATCCATTTACTCCTCACTGAACAACAGACAGCTTACATCAGCACTTAAAAATACTGTTGGAATGAAAAGCTAGATGTGTGTAGCTCATACTTGGAAGACAGATGCAGCTCAAGTGAGGTCCAGCTTGTGCTACACAGCTCTAGGACTGCCTGGGCCACAGAAtgacacactgtctcaaaataaaacaagaattgaAGTCTGGTGCCAGCCTTTAATACCAACATTTAGAAGGCTGAGGATCACTTTTGAGTTCATTGCCAGAtgtacatagtgagatcctgtctcaaaagaacaaaacaataccCCCAACATAAGCAAATATATACTCATTATGCATACATTTTAAGAGGGGTTTTATGTGCTTCTTGTTCCAAGGTTTAAAGAAAAAGCCTTTCTGTTTAATCTGTGAACACAGAGGAAAACTTCAAAAGTCTGAAGTAGGAAAATATACGGAAGCTAAATTAGTTTTTCAAAGTGACTAAGATTTGGATAATTGCTAATTAGGCCTTTCAGATAAATATAACCTGTATTTATAGAAACAGGAGGGTTTTCATCTGACTTAGCTTACCAAATTTCATCAATGCTGTGTACCACTTAGTACAAAGTGGTGTCCTCTCCATTCCTTCTGGTCAGATGTTTTATTTTCCCTGAGGCTACAGAAAGTAGATTATATTCCTAGACTGCAACAGGGTTAACTAAGTCAATTTATGTAAAATGCTACAGCAGGAAGCAGTTGGTTTCAGCTACAGATACAACCACAATTTCTTCTTATAGACTGGGTACAATCAATCGATGTGTTGGtgttgtttttcatgacagggtctCAACTGCGTACTCAGAAGACCTAGAACTCTTAAGCCTACTGTTGTACTGTGCtagctagctttatgtcaacttgacacaagctagtcatctgagaggaggaagctacaataaaaaaaatgcctccataagattcagggaaggtgagagtgtggggtgttttcttaattagtgattgatgtggaaggacccagtccactgtgagtggtgtcatgctggggctggtggtcctgggttctttaagaaagcaggctgagcaagctatgaggagcaagctagtaagcatcACTCTTCCATTATCTCCGACCTCTAGGTTtctgccatgtttgagttcctgaatTTATGAACTATATATGGAACTATGAGtggaaaacaacagcaaaaaaaccTGTACCAGATTACTTTTGGTAATGGCATTTCATCATGGGGTAGTAACCAAGacactcagcctcctgagtgctgggactgcaggtgacCTATGCCTTATATCAGTCTACGTAAGACAAAGTTATGTGgaacagaaaaacagacaagtagacttaaaagataaaaagaagctgggcgtggtggtgcacgcctttaatcccagcactcgggaggcagagtaaggggatttctgagttcgaggccagcctggtctacaaagtgagcttcaggacagccagggctatacagagaaaccctgtctcgaaaaacaaaacaaaaaaagataaaaagatagaaaatgaaatgaaattaggTTGCTTATCCACAATGAtcaatatttttagattttctaaCCTGACGTACCTGTGGTTTGGTAGGGACAATCAGTTTCTTCAACAGCAATTTGCCTTAAAGAATaacaatgaaaaacagaaatatcagCAATTATGTCAAAAGAAATTTAGCATTTTCCCAGGCTATAAGTTTGCTACTGTATCATTTCAAAATTCTAGTCCAAATCCCCACACACTGATGATGTTGCTTACATGAGGCCTgatatactttttctttctcaactAGTATTAACTCTCACTGAAAGAAACAAATCAAGGTAGATAGTGCGTTCTGAAAATGTGACATAATCCAATCTCCCGTCACAGTAGGGACAGTCACTGAGCCCTTCAGACCCTGGCGTCCCTAGTAGGGCTCTACTGTGGTATATGCGTTAATGTTGTCAACTAGAGCCGCTTCTCCTTTACTGTCTTCAAAACTTCCACTAATTTTTGCTTCATGAACCAAGTTTTCTTCCACTTAAAACCTGTAACTgataatttgtaattttattctttgtaaaaaATGTACACTTtatgttataaaaattaaaatataggttTGGTAATAAAGTAGAGGGGACTAATTATCTTGAAATCTAATAAAAATCTGATTACCTTGTTTCATCTAACTTCATTAGTCAGATCTTAAAATCCAACAGTTTAAAAAGGACTAAAGCTACATAGTGACCTGTGGGGCTAGAAATGGTACTATGGCTTCTTCTGTAAGAAAGATAGATTTTAACAGGGCTAACGATACTGTCTATGGCACTCACTCTTGGCACTATCTGCCAAGATCTGGAAACACTGTCTGTCCTAACAGCTCGGGAGGGAGTGGCTCCTGGCACAGTGGTACAGGCCGAGGGGCCACACACCCTGCGACATGCACAGCACATGGGCAACCTCAGCTCTGTGGCAGCACCACCAAGGCTGAGGTCTACGCAGAATGAAGCCATATGCTATAGCTTTCCTGGTTTTTTGGTTTCAAGTCAAGGTTtagccatgtagcccaggctatctttgAATGTCCTGTATCAGTCTTttaaacactgggattacaactCAGTGtgatattctgtattttatctaAAGTTTTGGATCTATAGCTATACTTGTTAGTCAAACTCACTAAGTGGTCTAATTAAAAGCTGGATATTTCATACcagcaaatagaaaaataagttttCTCCAATCAAGTTTCTCTAGGTATATTAACTACACGCCAGGGCAGGCTCCACACCTAGGAGTGGTGCCAAGCACGGAAAAGACtcagtatattttttattttgttttggctttttttttaattggtctTTTGCctgttctgattttcatttttgtgtttgttttcttttttttttctttctcttgagagAATGACCATAATGTTGGTTGGGCAGAGAGGATCTAGGAGTTTGGGGAGGGgtaaatgatcaaaatacattgcttgaaaaaaatgtttgatcAAAAGAGATgggtattttcatatatatatatatatatatatatatatatatatatatatatatatatatctccatagttcatgaaagaacattaaaaaaaaaaaaaaaaacccaaaaactaaaaaccaaaaccaaaaccaaaaccaaaagtaaaagccgggcggtggtggtgcacgccttttatcccagcactcaggaggcagaggcggatttctgagttcgatgccagcctggtctacaaagtgagttccaggacagccagggctacacagagaaaccctgtctcgaaaaaccaaaaaaaccaaaaacaaaccaaaagaaagaacataaaatctATATAATCAAAGAGAAGAGATCAGCATATGAATCTGGAAAAACAGAACTAATCAATGAGAggtgttttgctttattttcttcctgctaAATTGGACAGTGTTTAGGActggaaaaatattctttttaataatgACTCCttcctaaaatgaaaatatgacacACATAAAAACTAGACTGAAAGAAAACAGTTAAAAGAAAGTTTCTAATTCTTAGTCATTAAAgcaactaaacaaaagaaaaagacagctcTAATTTTCTATATACAATAGTATTTGAGTATCAAATTCTCTTAAGTATACTCCCAGTAGAAAAAGCCTCAGACTGTGGACACAAATAATGTCAATTTCCTTTAACAAATGGATCAGTGTtaatagaaacaataatgaacTTGGCACTCACTGTAAGGTCTTTGCTGACAAGTCCCTGGTCGTATTGTCAATGCTGGAGACCACTTCTGAGGGACGTCCTTTCCAGTTCTgttaatatattaaaacaaaaacacaagtatGTACTGCTATGAAGTATGCATATGTACTCTGCATTATTAATGTATTGTTGAATGAACAAATACATTTGCTGACAGTCTGCAGCACTGCCATGTAGTTTCAGGAACTAGGGTTCCAATAGCTGAAACATCATACTCTGCCTCTTAAAGCTTATATTTCAGTGTATACCACACTCTGCCTCTTATACGTTATATTCCAGTGTAAGCCATACCCTGCTTCTTAAAACTTATATTCCAGTGTACACCATACTCTGCCTCTTAAAGCTTACATTTTAGTGtataaagagaaaatgtaaaaacgATTTAGCAAGATAGGTCACAGGTAAAGACAGTTGACATGCAAGCCTCGTGATGAGCTGGATCTGTGGAACCCAGTGTGGAAGGAAACAACACCTGGAAGGTGTCTTCTGactctcacatgcacactgtggcacttgtgcctctcctcccaatgaaaAGAAGACACATGTCTGAGTTTTACACAGTGAAAAGTGCTATGAAGGCAACACAAGAACGAATTGAGAGCAACTAAAGTCGAGAGCTCTATGGCACAGGGATGCTGACCTAAAATAGAACTAGTCAGCTGTTGGacgagcaggaggaagagaaagcagggaaatCAGCAAACGCAGAAGTTGTGAATCAGGACAAGTCCTGATAAGAACATAGGCCAATGTGACTAAAACACAGAAACTGAGACCAGT
Proteins encoded in this region:
- the Sgo1 gene encoding shugoshin 1 → MAMERCQKRSFQDTLEDIKNRMKEKRNKTLAGIGKRKSFIVAPSQVPTNTSTLLRYYQDNNRLLVLALENEKSKVREAQDIILQLRRECYHLTCQLYALKEKLTSRQGEETAQNWKGRPSEVVSSIDNTTRDLSAKTLQQIAVEETDCPYQTTEPSPAVTPETWGCDFDSGEVESTDEVLPRTISIRRHLRKDFSNISHSTTLEDCKASPRVAQSPEVKGSGCREVTITLHRLENVCLWNKDPVNLCSRLVNPAKITETEAILSSKPEQIESKHKRAQKRRAEQRRTNQRCKSKSSLRSKGNKGKDKQGLSPTTLDGGIGSFDAYDFNLKGTVHPTPFRQKMNNGCNKETNSSNSEVSDLECSTSEDESDDLYLPPSKRLQDYTESDRPVTRPRSKRGLQYPDGKKMTVLPSTAPTGVPPETQESPHCSLKDVTNILQCPRVKIRKLSLPPKRREDSPAVSLTKRRCSTIKSYKEPTLASKLRRGDPFTDLCFLNSPIFKQKKGMRCPKRKTKQTQ